In the genome of Hymenobacter taeanensis, one region contains:
- a CDS encoding family 43 glycosylhydrolase gives MPRILLLLLSALLGLSGPGQAQPASSPGQRTYCNPLNLDYGYTPIPNFAEAGRHRATADPVITLYKGEYYLFSTNQWGYWWSKDLYNWKFISRSFLKPQHKVYDDLCAPAVFVLGDTLLVFGSTHEKNFPIWMSTNPKANEWREAVEPFQIGAWDPAFFLDDDGKLYLYWGSSNEFPLYGQQISRKTFQPIGQPKTMFGLNDKQFGWQRFGEYLDNTFLSPFMEGAWMTKYQGKYYLQYGAPGTEFSGYADGVQISDKPLGPFTPQKHNPFAYKPGGFARGAGHGNTFQDTWGNWWHLSTMVISVKNNFERRLGLWPAGFDKDGVLYANTDFGDYPHYLPTGPEDHLKSRFTGWMLLNYQKPVQVSSTLGGYEPNYAVDESIKTCWSAATGNKGEYLQTDLGSLSTVHAIQINYADQDAAFLGKQQGIYHQYRLWESKDGRKWKVLVDKSRNQTDVPHDYIELARPVQTRYLKLENIHMPTGKFALSGLRIFGLGSGSPPNQVKGFVVLRTEKDKRSAWLNWTPSADAYAYNIHVGIAPDKLYSCIMVHGAAEYYFKGMDKDLPYYYTIEAINENGVSSRTSVLAVK, from the coding sequence ATGCCCCGAATCCTGCTCCTGCTTCTTTCCGCGCTGCTAGGCCTCTCTGGTCCAGGACAGGCCCAGCCAGCCTCCAGCCCAGGCCAGCGTACGTATTGCAACCCGCTGAACCTGGATTACGGCTACACGCCCATCCCGAACTTTGCGGAAGCGGGCCGGCACCGCGCCACCGCCGACCCGGTTATTACCCTATATAAAGGAGAGTATTACCTATTCAGCACTAACCAGTGGGGCTACTGGTGGAGCAAGGACCTCTACAACTGGAAGTTTATTTCCCGCTCTTTCCTCAAGCCCCAACACAAGGTATATGATGACCTGTGCGCCCCCGCCGTGTTTGTGCTAGGTGACACGCTGTTGGTTTTTGGCTCAACTCACGAGAAAAACTTCCCCATCTGGATGAGCACCAACCCCAAGGCCAATGAGTGGAGGGAGGCCGTGGAGCCATTCCAGATTGGCGCCTGGGACCCGGCCTTTTTTCTCGATGATGACGGCAAATTGTATCTGTATTGGGGCAGCAGCAATGAGTTTCCGCTTTATGGCCAGCAAATCAGCCGCAAAACCTTCCAGCCCATCGGGCAGCCCAAAACTATGTTCGGGCTCAACGACAAGCAGTTTGGCTGGCAGCGCTTTGGTGAATACTTAGATAACACGTTCCTGTCCCCCTTTATGGAGGGTGCCTGGATGACTAAGTATCAGGGAAAGTATTACTTGCAGTATGGAGCCCCGGGCACTGAATTTAGCGGCTACGCCGATGGGGTGCAGATAAGTGACAAGCCGCTAGGCCCCTTTACCCCGCAAAAGCACAACCCATTTGCCTATAAGCCCGGTGGTTTTGCCCGTGGGGCGGGCCATGGCAACACCTTTCAGGATACCTGGGGTAACTGGTGGCACTTGTCTACCATGGTGATATCGGTAAAAAACAATTTTGAACGACGGCTAGGCCTATGGCCCGCGGGTTTTGATAAAGACGGCGTGCTGTACGCCAATACTGATTTTGGCGACTATCCGCACTACCTGCCCACCGGTCCCGAGGACCACCTCAAAAGTCGGTTCACAGGCTGGATGCTGCTTAACTACCAAAAGCCCGTGCAGGTGTCATCTACGCTTGGTGGGTATGAGCCCAATTATGCCGTTGATGAGAGTATAAAAACGTGCTGGAGTGCTGCTACGGGCAATAAGGGCGAGTATCTACAAACTGACTTAGGTAGTTTGAGTACGGTACATGCCATCCAGATTAACTATGCTGACCAAGATGCAGCATTCCTGGGCAAGCAGCAGGGAATTTATCATCAGTACAGGCTGTGGGAGTCGAAAGACGGCAGGAAGTGGAAGGTGCTGGTAGACAAAAGCCGCAACCAGACTGATGTGCCCCACGACTATATTGAGCTAGCTAGGCCAGTACAAACGCGCTACCTTAAGCTTGAAAATATCCATATGCCCACGGGTAAGTTTGCCCTGAGTGGCCTACGAATTTTTGGGCTTGGGAGTGGTTCACCACCCAACCAAGTAAAAGGTTTTGTAGTATTGCGCACCGAGAAGGACAAGCGCAGTGCCTGGTTAAATTGGACTCCTTCTGCTGATGCCTACGCCTACAACATTCACGTAGGAATAGCGCCCGACAAGCTCTACAGCTGCATAATGGTGCACGGAGCCGCCGAATATTACTTCAAAGGCATGGACAAAGACCTGCCTTATTACTATACCATTGAGGCTATCAACGAAAACGGCGTTTCGTCGCGCACTTCTGTGCTGGCAGTGAAGTAG
- a CDS encoding glucoamylase family protein yields the protein MKTRFLIFFWLLLPGLVGAQQKPAAKKAPITATTFDPRKRPKNLTDEQLLDLVQRQTFRYFWDFGHPVSGMARERSNVAYEYGNEVVTTGGTGFGIMAIIVAAERKWIPREEAAGRIFKIVKFLEKSDSFHGVFPHWLNGATGKVIRFSQKDDGGDLVETSFLFEGLICARQYFTGASKTEQDLRNHILWMWEGVEWNWHTQGGQNVLYWHWSPNNGWSMNHQIHGWNECLITYVLAASSPKYAIDKKVYDQGWATGDYFKNGKEFYNIKLPLGFDYGGPLFFSHYTFLGLDPRGLKDQYADYWQQNQAHTRINYAYCVDNPKKYKGYGPNSWGLTASDSYKGYAAHSPTEDLGVISPTAALSAMPYAPQESMAAMKHFYNDLGDKIWSEYGFVDGFSEHHNWYAKSHLAIDQGPIVGMIENHRSGLLWKLFMSSPDVQRGLTKLGFESPQVKK from the coding sequence ATGAAAACACGCTTTCTGATATTTTTCTGGCTGCTGCTCCCTGGCCTAGTGGGGGCTCAGCAAAAGCCAGCCGCTAAAAAAGCGCCAATCACTGCCACTACCTTCGACCCCAGGAAACGCCCCAAGAACCTAACGGATGAGCAGCTGCTGGACCTGGTGCAGCGGCAAACCTTCCGCTACTTCTGGGACTTCGGGCACCCCGTATCCGGCATGGCCCGCGAGCGGAGCAATGTGGCCTACGAGTACGGCAATGAGGTAGTCACCACGGGGGGCACGGGCTTCGGAATTATGGCCATTATCGTGGCCGCCGAGCGCAAGTGGATTCCAAGGGAAGAGGCGGCCGGCCGCATTTTCAAAATCGTGAAGTTTCTGGAGAAGTCTGATTCCTTCCACGGCGTGTTTCCGCACTGGCTGAATGGAGCTACGGGCAAGGTTATTCGCTTCAGCCAGAAAGATGATGGCGGCGACCTGGTAGAAACTTCCTTTCTGTTTGAGGGCCTGATTTGCGCCCGCCAATACTTTACCGGCGCCAGCAAAACCGAGCAGGACCTACGCAACCACATTCTTTGGATGTGGGAAGGGGTGGAGTGGAACTGGCACACCCAAGGCGGCCAAAACGTGCTGTACTGGCACTGGAGCCCCAACAACGGCTGGAGCATGAACCACCAGATTCATGGCTGGAATGAGTGCCTGATAACCTATGTACTGGCCGCATCATCGCCTAAGTACGCCATCGATAAGAAGGTGTATGACCAGGGCTGGGCTACCGGCGACTACTTCAAAAACGGCAAGGAGTTCTACAACATCAAGCTGCCCTTAGGCTTTGACTACGGTGGGCCGCTGTTTTTCTCGCACTACACGTTTCTGGGCCTTGACCCCCGCGGTCTGAAAGACCAGTACGCCGATTACTGGCAGCAAAACCAGGCGCACACCCGCATCAATTACGCTTACTGCGTTGATAACCCCAAGAAGTACAAGGGCTACGGCCCCAATAGCTGGGGCCTAACGGCTTCTGACAGCTACAAAGGGTACGCAGCCCACTCGCCCACCGAAGACTTAGGAGTGATTTCGCCCACTGCGGCGTTATCGGCTATGCCGTATGCCCCCCAGGAGTCTATGGCGGCTATGAAGCATTTCTACAACGACCTCGGCGACAAGATTTGGAGCGAGTACGGGTTTGTTGATGGCTTTAGTGAGCACCACAACTGGTACGCTAAGTCGCACCTGGCCATTGACCAGGGCCCCATTGTGGGCATGATTGAAAATCACCGTTCGGGCCTGCTCTGGAAGCTTTTCATGAGCAGCCCCGATGTGCAGCGCGGCCTCACGAAGCTGGGCTTCGAAAGCCCACAAGTAAAGAAGTAA
- a CDS encoding RagB/SusD family nutrient uptake outer membrane protein, with the protein MKAIATTISRRFYLAALGLALTAGAVGCKDFLEVAPQGQLTEDQIRTDPAAAQKLVDGVYNTMYLGGFGPDIHGLQFVILTDIASDDSDKGSTPQDYSAAAEVDNLTLNATNGVVNNAWKGYFQGINRANQALDKIPLSPAPETTRNRLIGEVRFLRGYFYFNMVRLFGGVPKLDRVPAASELNNPELQKRATAQEIYQLIIDDLQFAANNLPLKGATETGRATKAAAQAMLAKVYLYQKNYQQAYALTNEIITGKSGAYGLYPNYEGIWREVGANSQESIFEVQTGINSACNNSAVELYTVSQGPRSGGRGGWADLGFGFNTPTQQLADAYEPGDKRRAGSIIFITTARTGTVLWDGFRIPSKDSVENFRYSYKAYHSRTQEKNCGNNDFLPKNIRVMRYAEVLLINAEAAFQTGNTAVALTNLNLVRSRAGLPARTTVTLANIWQERRVELALEHDRFFDLVRQESVQPGRIVPIFAAQGKTFTKGKNELFPIPQEQIDLSGGQLTQNPGY; encoded by the coding sequence ATGAAAGCCATAGCAACTACTATTTCCCGGCGCTTCTACCTGGCGGCGCTAGGCCTGGCGCTTACGGCAGGTGCCGTAGGCTGTAAAGATTTCCTGGAAGTAGCTCCCCAGGGCCAGCTCACCGAGGACCAAATCCGCACTGACCCCGCGGCGGCACAGAAGCTCGTTGATGGGGTGTACAACACCATGTATCTGGGTGGTTTTGGACCCGATATTCACGGCCTGCAGTTCGTGATTCTGACGGATATTGCCTCCGACGACTCCGACAAAGGCAGCACGCCCCAAGACTACTCCGCCGCCGCTGAAGTTGACAACCTCACCCTGAATGCAACCAATGGGGTGGTCAACAATGCTTGGAAGGGGTATTTCCAGGGTATCAACCGGGCAAACCAGGCCCTTGATAAGATTCCGCTGAGTCCTGCCCCGGAAACCACCCGCAACCGCCTGATTGGCGAAGTAAGGTTTCTGCGCGGGTATTTCTACTTCAACATGGTGCGCCTGTTTGGCGGCGTGCCGAAGCTAGACCGGGTGCCGGCCGCCTCAGAGCTGAATAACCCCGAGCTACAGAAGCGGGCCACCGCCCAGGAAATTTACCAGCTCATTATTGATGACCTGCAGTTTGCGGCCAACAACCTGCCCCTGAAGGGAGCCACCGAAACCGGCCGCGCTACCAAAGCTGCCGCGCAGGCTATGCTGGCCAAGGTGTATCTCTACCAGAAAAACTACCAGCAGGCCTACGCCCTCACCAATGAAATTATCACGGGCAAATCGGGGGCATACGGTCTGTATCCTAACTATGAGGGGATTTGGCGCGAGGTAGGGGCCAACAGTCAGGAGTCGATTTTTGAGGTGCAAACGGGCATTAACTCCGCCTGTAACAACTCGGCGGTGGAGCTCTACACCGTAAGCCAGGGGCCACGCTCAGGCGGCCGCGGTGGCTGGGCCGACCTGGGTTTTGGATTTAATACTCCTACCCAGCAGTTGGCCGATGCCTACGAACCCGGCGACAAGCGCCGGGCGGGCAGCATCATCTTTATCACCACGGCCCGCACGGGTACGGTGCTCTGGGATGGCTTCCGCATTCCGAGCAAAGACTCAGTAGAGAACTTCCGGTACAGCTATAAGGCTTACCACAGCCGCACCCAGGAGAAAAACTGCGGCAACAACGATTTTCTGCCCAAGAACATTCGGGTGATGCGCTACGCCGAGGTGCTGCTCATTAACGCCGAGGCCGCTTTTCAAACGGGTAACACGGCCGTTGCGCTAACTAATCTTAACCTGGTTCGGTCACGGGCTGGCCTGCCCGCCCGCACTACCGTTACACTGGCCAATATCTGGCAGGAGCGCCGCGTAGAACTGGCCCTGGAGCATGACCGGTTCTTTGACCTGGTGCGCCAGGAGAGCGTGCAGCCTGGCCGCATTGTGCCCATTTTCGCGGCGCAGGGCAAAACGTTCACGAAGGGTAAAAATGAGCTATTCCCCATCCCGCAGGAGCAAATTGACTTGAGCGGCGGTCAGCTCACCCAAAACCCTGGGTACTAA
- a CDS encoding SusC/RagA family TonB-linked outer membrane protein: MKNPLHFPPPHLLTRAALLQPLCITLLSSMATATALPTRAQDVLEQPITLVAQDETVHSVLNKIESQTNVRFQYSRQLIGAGRRVSITAAGQPLGQVLHTLFTPLNIAYEPFASGIILRPAALADVTITGRVVDEKGAGLPGVNVVVKGSATGTQTDLEGRYTLVAPDNGTLVFSFIGYTSQEVAIGGRTTVDVNLAPDSQALSEVVVVGYGTQRKQDVTGAVARIEGEEIVNQPVQTPTQALQGKTAGVQITTDGTPNAQPVVRIRGTGTLLAGANPLYVVDGVQTTDIRNLSNSDIETIDVLKDASAAAIYGVRGANGVIIVTTKKGKQGKPVLSYNTTIGFKQAAHLVKMADAGQYIEYLRSTSPNVTIPTTTADTDWYDQLLRRAMYQNHNLAVSGANESVRYYFSGNILQDDGLAINNKFSRLTVRSNTDFTISPKFSINSQASFSRANTRDVNFGTAFQNSYRAAPIITAKEGGRYGNTSAFGNVGNPLLDIEKNNNRSYENRLQGNVGLNFLPIEGLTLRSAINVDLSFNNRRVYNYQYLNDEQTFLAAGGNQRNPQSSLDVTQINSSRYLWENTATYQRVFAEKHNLTVLAGTVMEEGNTNSLSGSRRNVPEDPNQWYLGTGDPNTSVNGSPVLGKDRRLSFLGRINYAFADKYLLTTNVRYDGTSKFNSSQRWGLFPSLGLGWVLTEEGFLKDQNVLNFLKLRASYGQLGNDQIDANAYITTADVNIPYVFNNAPVLGAVISQIKDRDVRWEVTTEYDAAVEFATLNNHLTGELTYYRKTTTDALIPVNIPALFGDPNNQYITNAADISNRGVEAALTWRNNVGDDFSYNFGVNATFNKNRIEALNGGQALFGGANNVTRSGNGVAAGSFYVLKAVGVFQNQAEIDAYPKYTFLTPQPGDLKYADTNGDGVIDPNDRVYAGSYQPPMYFGINGGLNYKGLDFSFVFSGNVNNDVYNYKRQASNAVTDNIESDFANNRWTPTNPSQTDPFAIRSNTPNSTYFIESGSYIRLNNLVLGYTIPADLTKRAHISSLRVFATGQNLFTITNYSGFTPELPGGPLDAGIEATTYPTSRTLALGLNVNF; encoded by the coding sequence ATGAAAAATCCCCTACACTTCCCCCCACCTCATTTACTTACCCGCGCTGCCCTGTTGCAGCCCCTGTGCATCACGCTGCTGAGCAGTATGGCTACCGCCACGGCCTTGCCCACTAGGGCGCAAGACGTATTGGAGCAGCCCATCACGCTGGTTGCCCAGGACGAAACCGTGCATTCGGTACTCAACAAGATTGAGAGCCAGACCAACGTACGCTTTCAGTACAGCCGGCAGCTGATTGGCGCCGGGCGCCGGGTGTCTATTACGGCCGCCGGCCAACCACTAGGCCAGGTGCTGCACACACTCTTCACCCCGTTAAACATTGCCTACGAGCCCTTTGCCAGCGGTATTATTCTGCGGCCAGCTGCCCTCGCCGACGTTACCATAACCGGCCGGGTAGTGGATGAAAAAGGAGCGGGGCTGCCCGGCGTAAACGTGGTAGTGAAAGGCTCAGCCACGGGTACCCAAACCGACCTGGAGGGGCGCTACACCCTTGTTGCCCCTGATAATGGGACCCTGGTGTTCTCCTTTATTGGCTACACCTCTCAGGAGGTAGCAATAGGAGGGCGCACTACTGTTGATGTAAACCTGGCCCCCGACTCACAAGCCCTCAGCGAGGTTGTGGTAGTGGGCTATGGCACCCAGCGCAAGCAGGACGTAACCGGGGCCGTGGCGCGCATTGAGGGCGAGGAAATTGTGAACCAGCCGGTGCAGACACCAACCCAGGCGCTGCAAGGCAAAACGGCCGGCGTGCAAATCACCACCGACGGCACGCCTAATGCTCAACCCGTAGTCCGGATACGAGGCACGGGTACGCTGCTGGCCGGCGCCAACCCCTTGTACGTGGTAGATGGCGTGCAAACCACCGACATCCGTAACCTGAGCAACTCCGATATTGAGACGATTGACGTACTCAAGGATGCCTCGGCGGCGGCTATCTACGGGGTGCGCGGCGCCAACGGCGTTATCATCGTAACCACCAAAAAGGGCAAGCAGGGCAAGCCGGTGTTAAGCTATAACACCACCATTGGCTTCAAGCAAGCCGCTCACCTGGTGAAAATGGCCGATGCGGGGCAATACATAGAGTACCTGCGCAGCACTTCCCCCAACGTAACGATACCCACCACCACCGCCGACACCGACTGGTACGACCAGCTTCTGCGGCGAGCCATGTACCAGAACCATAATCTGGCAGTATCGGGAGCGAACGAGAGCGTGAGGTACTACTTCAGCGGCAATATTTTGCAGGATGATGGCCTGGCCATCAACAACAAGTTTTCCCGCCTGACCGTCCGCTCCAACACCGACTTTACCATCTCGCCTAAGTTCAGCATCAACTCGCAGGCTTCATTTAGTCGGGCCAATACCCGGGATGTAAACTTCGGGACGGCCTTCCAGAATTCGTACCGCGCGGCGCCCATTATTACGGCCAAGGAGGGTGGCCGCTACGGCAATACCTCCGCCTTTGGCAACGTGGGCAACCCCCTTCTCGACATTGAGAAGAACAATAATCGCTCCTACGAGAATCGCCTGCAAGGCAACGTAGGCCTGAATTTTCTGCCCATTGAGGGGCTCACACTGCGCTCAGCTATCAACGTTGACCTGAGTTTCAACAACCGGCGCGTTTACAACTATCAGTACCTCAATGATGAGCAAACGTTCCTGGCCGCCGGGGGCAACCAGCGCAATCCGCAGAGCTCTCTCGATGTAACCCAGATCAACAGCAGCCGCTACCTCTGGGAAAATACGGCCACCTACCAGCGGGTTTTTGCTGAGAAGCACAACCTGACGGTGCTGGCCGGTACCGTGATGGAAGAGGGAAACACCAACTCCCTTTCTGGCAGCCGGCGCAACGTGCCCGAAGACCCGAACCAGTGGTACCTTGGCACCGGCGACCCGAATACGTCCGTCAACGGCTCACCCGTGCTGGGGAAAGATCGGCGCCTTTCGTTCCTGGGCCGCATCAACTACGCCTTCGCCGATAAGTACCTGCTGACAACGAACGTGCGCTACGATGGCACCTCTAAGTTCAACTCCAGTCAGCGCTGGGGGCTGTTTCCCTCGTTAGGCCTGGGCTGGGTACTGACTGAGGAGGGATTCCTGAAAGATCAGAACGTACTGAACTTCCTGAAGCTGCGCGCCAGCTATGGGCAGCTCGGCAACGACCAGATTGATGCCAACGCCTACATCACCACGGCCGATGTGAACATCCCGTATGTGTTCAACAACGCGCCTGTGCTGGGGGCTGTTATCAGTCAGATTAAAGACCGGGATGTACGCTGGGAAGTAACCACGGAGTATGATGCGGCCGTGGAGTTTGCCACGCTAAACAACCACCTGACCGGTGAGCTAACCTACTACCGCAAAACCACCACCGACGCCCTGATTCCGGTGAACATTCCGGCCCTGTTCGGTGACCCCAACAACCAGTACATTACCAACGCCGCCGACATCAGCAACCGTGGCGTGGAGGCGGCCCTTACCTGGCGCAACAACGTAGGTGACGACTTTTCCTACAACTTTGGGGTGAATGCCACTTTCAACAAGAACCGTATTGAGGCTCTCAACGGCGGGCAAGCCTTGTTTGGCGGTGCCAACAACGTAACACGCTCCGGTAACGGGGTAGCTGCGGGCAGCTTCTACGTGCTGAAGGCAGTAGGAGTATTTCAGAACCAGGCCGAGATTGATGCCTATCCGAAGTATACCTTCCTGACGCCCCAACCCGGTGACCTGAAGTACGCTGACACAAACGGCGACGGCGTGATTGATCCTAACGACCGGGTATACGCGGGCTCGTACCAGCCGCCCATGTACTTTGGCATCAACGGCGGGCTCAACTACAAGGGGCTTGATTTCTCGTTTGTGTTTTCGGGCAACGTGAACAATGACGTGTACAACTACAAGCGGCAGGCCAGCAACGCCGTGACGGACAACATTGAATCGGACTTCGCCAATAACCGCTGGACCCCGACTAATCCGTCGCAGACCGACCCGTTTGCTATTCGCAGCAACACGCCAAATTCCACGTATTTCATTGAGTCGGGCTCCTACATTCGGCTGAACAACCTGGTACTGGGCTACACCATTCCCGCCGACCTCACCAAGCGGGCGCACATTTCCTCGCTGCGGGTGTTTGCCACGGGCCAGAACCTGTTCACCATCACCAACTACTCGGGCTTTACGCCGGAGCTGCCTGGTGGCCCCTTGGATGCGGGCATTGAAGCTACCACGTACCCCACCAGCCGCACGCTCGCGCTCGGTCTCAATGTTAATTTCTAA
- a CDS encoding FecR family protein: MKQTDFLYLLQRYQQGECTPDERRVVEQWYSLLGHQQPPLTLSPAEREQLRAELWQRIEAQSLDAEDSSQPTSRRWYAGGIGWAAAALLALGLGVGAQQWLTRPTTGPAAVVQQAADWQLFVNTTAQPQTIHLTDGSTVQVSPQGQLKYPRRFAAAHRTVYLRGEAFFDIHPDKAHPFRVYTNNVVTTVLGTSFLVRAPDGAEPVVVKVRTGRVRVNPLAATSLGGGSLPKAVVVLPNQQAVYSPVRHELQRQLVAQPVQITPQSFVFDDRPVTEVLSALEEAYGVDIQYDPAQLANCTVTLNLSDESLYHKLNVLCKTMGASYKKSETHILFRSPGCVVR; encoded by the coding sequence ATGAAGCAAACTGACTTTCTCTACCTTCTGCAGCGCTATCAGCAAGGTGAATGTACGCCCGACGAAAGGCGAGTGGTGGAGCAATGGTATAGCCTGCTAGGCCACCAGCAGCCTCCGCTTACGCTCAGTCCGGCTGAGCGCGAACAGCTGCGGGCAGAGCTCTGGCAGCGCATTGAAGCCCAGTCTCTCGACGCTGAAGATTCGAGTCAGCCAACCAGTCGGCGCTGGTACGCGGGTGGCATCGGGTGGGCAGCGGCGGCGCTGCTGGCGTTGGGCCTTGGGGTTGGTGCTCAGCAGTGGCTTACCCGGCCCACTACAGGTCCTGCTGCTGTAGTTCAGCAAGCAGCTGATTGGCAGTTATTTGTAAATACTACGGCGCAACCCCAAACCATTCACCTCACCGATGGCAGCACTGTGCAAGTGTCACCTCAGGGCCAGCTAAAGTACCCGCGCCGTTTTGCAGCGGCCCACCGCACCGTATACCTGAGAGGGGAGGCCTTCTTCGATATTCACCCTGATAAAGCGCATCCGTTCCGGGTATACACCAACAACGTGGTGACAACGGTGCTGGGTACCAGCTTCCTGGTGCGCGCCCCCGATGGGGCTGAACCGGTAGTGGTGAAGGTAAGAACTGGCCGGGTGCGCGTAAACCCGCTGGCCGCGACATCGTTAGGGGGGGGCAGCTTACCTAAGGCGGTGGTGGTGTTGCCCAACCAGCAAGCAGTGTACTCGCCGGTGCGCCATGAGCTGCAGCGGCAGCTGGTGGCCCAGCCAGTGCAGATCACTCCGCAATCGTTTGTATTCGATGACCGACCGGTGACGGAGGTGCTGTCAGCCCTGGAAGAGGCCTACGGCGTTGATATTCAGTATGACCCTGCCCAATTGGCTAACTGCACCGTTACCCTGAACCTAAGTGATGAGTCGCTCTACCATAAGCTCAATGTGCTTTGCAAAACTATGGGCGCTTCTTATAAGAAATCTGAAACCCATATTCTGTTCCGCAGCCCCGGCTGCGTAGTTCGCTAG
- a CDS encoding RNA polymerase sigma factor encodes MPSSQPPSLKPHQLYAACTDEALVRALRADDKQAFAEIYARYWEQLLAVAYRKLSSREAAEEIVQDLFAALWLKRHTQDIQTLQPYLLKAIKYRVIDVLKARLTQVNYQERTRLQVAPEDHSTEETVAADDLSLALVNSLMRLPEHTREVFRLSRLEHQSVPEIAVRLNISRKTVEYHLTRALKVLRVSLRDFLAVLLLVVML; translated from the coding sequence ATGCCTTCGTCCCAACCTCCATCACTCAAGCCCCACCAGTTGTACGCCGCCTGTACCGATGAGGCCCTGGTGCGGGCATTGCGGGCAGATGATAAGCAGGCCTTTGCAGAAATTTATGCGCGGTATTGGGAGCAGCTGCTGGCCGTGGCCTACCGCAAGCTCAGCTCCCGGGAAGCCGCCGAGGAAATTGTGCAAGACTTATTTGCCGCACTCTGGCTCAAACGGCACACCCAGGATATCCAGACCCTGCAGCCCTATTTACTAAAGGCAATAAAATACCGGGTGATAGATGTGCTCAAGGCCCGGCTCACGCAGGTTAACTACCAAGAGCGCACCCGCCTGCAAGTAGCGCCCGAAGACCACAGCACCGAGGAAACCGTAGCGGCCGACGACCTTTCTCTGGCCCTGGTAAACAGCCTGATGCGGCTGCCCGAGCACACCCGTGAGGTGTTTCGGTTGAGCCGGCTGGAGCACCAATCGGTGCCTGAAATAGCCGTGCGCCTCAACATCTCCCGCAAAACCGTGGAGTATCACCTCACCCGAGCCCTGAAGGTATTACGGGTGAGCCTGCGCGATTTTCTGGCGGTACTGCTGCTGGTAGTGATGTTATAA